The window AACAATTCGGACTGGTCTGACGAATCGTTTCCTATCAACGGGCGATCGCGGGTTTGGCACCAGCTGAGCGTTGTGTCGATCTCGCACGTCAGCGTGGGGCGTGCTACTGAGGTGTGCGCCACGGAGGATTCGGCCCTGACCCCCGCTGTTAAACCTGATTCGGTTTGGCTGGGGGGGGTGCGAGCGGCAGCCGATTTCGTCGTCGAAAACCACATTCAGGCAGCCCTCGCCATCTGGCTCTGAGCTTCCCGGATCGCTTCGGTGATCCGTTCAAAGGGCTCCCAAGTATCGACAATGTCGGTGAGGCCCGCGGCGATGCACTCTGCGGCTTCGACGAGTTCGGCGGCGACCCACAGGGTGGCATTTCCGAGCGTGATTCGATCATGACCCGATAGTCCCTGCCGCAGGGTACGATCAGGCGCCTCGTTGTCGTCATCTTGCACGATCGCGACGATCGTCGACGGATCGCTCGTCCCGCGCGCCGGATCTGTTCGTTCGGGCAGATGTTCCTGCAGCGAGATGGCCTCGGCTTGGGTGCAGCACAACAACGATATCGGTGTACGGCACTTCTGTAGCAGGGTGGGGCCGATGACCTCACTGATCAGATGTTGGCGAAGTGTCGTTCCGAACAGGATTTCGTGGGCCCGGGAGGGGCGAATAGGTAAGGTGCATTGAAATTCCAACGGTCGGCCGGACCCGTTGAGTACGAGCAGACCCCCTGTCCAGCCTGCGCGTTCGGACTGCACGGTCGTAAAAAAGCCAATCGTGGTGGCCGCCGCAGCGTCCTTGCTTGATCCCATACCTGGTTATCATTCCCGTGGGGTGAGGGTGCGTCAGCGAGGTTCCCTCCTCGCTGCTCGGTAGCACCGCTGAGATTTCCCTCCTCATTGGCACTGCTATGCTCCATCGGCACCAATTTCAGTCGAACTTGAGCCTCGGATTGAAGTTTGGAGAAGTCCAGTGAAAGTTGGGAAAATCGGGGTTTTTGTCGGGTCATTCTCCGCTGGGCTGCGTATCCACTACTTTTGACCTGAACGTGAAAGTCCGCGCGTGCGTCTGTAGTTAGTGCGGCAATCCCGGTAGAATCCCCTGGGGACAACTGAATATGCAGACGAATTTGAAAAGGAATGCCCATGAATCGCTTGCCAGACCCATCTCCCTCCCACGGCGGATCCAGGCCGGACAAAAAGAGTGGTCTCTCTGCGGAAGAGGAGACCCAGGAGGAGATTGATCGCTTGCCGAGTGAGGCGATTGGCGAGGACGAGCTCAACCGCCCCCAACCGGCGGACGAGCCGATCTCGGGGATCGATTCGCAAGACTTGTTCAAGCTCATGCGGAACACGATCAATCGGCTTGAGAAAGACGAAACGGCTCGCGGCGACATCAAAATTCTCTCGCGCACCCTCCGTGAGCTGCGTTATGCCTTCCAAGTGTTTCGTCCCTATCGGCGGCGGCGGAAAGTCACGGTATTTGGCTCCGCCCGCACCGCGCCTGATCACCCCGGCTATCAAGCTGCCGTTGATCTCGGCCGCCGGATGGCCGCACACGGTTGGATGATCATCACAGGTGCCGGTGGCGGTATCATGGAAGCTGGGCTCAAAGGTGCCGGACGCGATGCCTCGATGGGGCTGAATATCATGTTGCCGTTCGAACAGGGAGCCAACCAGTACATCGACAACGACCCAAAACTCGTGACGATGAAGTACTTTTTCACTCGCAAATTGATGTTCGTCAAAGAATGCAGCGGTGTGGTTTGCTTGCCCGGCGGCTTCGGGACACTCGATGAAGCCTGTGAAACACTGACGCTCATCCAAACCGGCAAACAAACAATGATCCCACTGGTGTTGTTGGATCATCCCGAAGGCAGTTACTGGAGTGACGTTGGGAAGTTTTTTGAAAAGCAGCTGTTGGGCAACGGGATGATCAGCCCAGAGGATCGAGCGCTGTACAAAGTGACCAACTCGGTCGACGAAGCGGTCAATGAATTGCTGACGTTCTACAATGTCTATCACTCGATGCGGTATGTCCGCGATGAATTGGTGCTCCGCTTGCGAACCTCCTTGAGTGATGAGCATATGGAGCACCTGCAAATTGAATTCGCTGACATTCTTGTCTCAGGGAAGTTTGAACTGCGTGGACCCCTGCCCGAGGAGTCCGGCGAGAAAGAGCTCGCCGCCTATCCTCGGTTGGTCTTCCGCTTCAATCGCCGAGCGCTCGGGCGGCTGAGGATGCTTATCGATGACATCAATGGGCGGCCCGAAACCAGTACTCTGCCAACTTCTTCTCGCTAATCGCTATGAGCATCAACTCCACCAACACCCCTCTGTTGTTACGATTGCCATCGCTGAGTGTGCTCGATCTCGTGGGCAAAGACGCCGCGGCGATCCTGCATAATTTGACGACCAACGAGATTAAATCGCTGGAAATTGGCGGGCCCGGGGTCGAAACCTTTGTCACCAATGTGAAAGGGAAATGCATCGGGCATGTTATGGCGTTTCGGTCCGAGCAGGGATACCGTTTGATCGGAGCGCCCGGCCAGTCCGAGGCCATCGCTGCCCAAATGGATCGTTACACCATCCGCGAAGAAGCTGAGCCGCAGATTGTCGATGACAACGTCCACGCGTACTTGGTCGTCGGCAGTCTGGCCGGCGAGGAACTCGGGTTTCAAGACTTGGGTGATCAGGCCGGGAGCCTGCCAACCTATCGTGTTCCGTGGGTCGATACGCCCCAGGGCAGACGCGGACTATTGCTCTTGGCGCCCACGACGACGAGCCTGTCAGGGGCAGACATCGCTGGCAAATTGCTCCTAAACGCGATCGTGGACAAGGCTGAAAAGGACCCGCAAATCGAGCGTGACCAGGCAATGGAAGTGTTTCATGATTTGCGAGTGACGGCTGGGTATCCCTGGTACGGAACCGATTTCAATGACTCGCATTTGCCTCAGGAAGTCAACCGCGAAACCGAAACCATCTCCTTCACCAAGGGTTGTTATCTTGGTCAAGAAACGATCGCTCGCTTGGATGCGCTCGGTCAAGTTCAAAAAAAGTTGGTGCTGTGGTCCAGCGAGGATTTGACCGGCGAACCGCTGCCAGCGGTCGATACGAAGCTGTTTGCCGGCGGCGAGAAAGCTGTGGGGCGGCTAACCAGTGTGGCCCGCGAGCTGCCCTGGGGCGGCACGAGCGATCATGTAGAGACACGCGAGGGGGCACGGGGAGGCCGTGTGCTAGCATTGGGGTTTGCCCGTCGCAGCCATTTCGAGGTGGGGAGCGAAGCGAGTGGCGCGGTCGCTGACAAGACGTTCGTTGCGAGAGTCGAGAGAACATAATGTCCACGGAACTATCACTCGAAGAGTTCGCGGGTTTACTAGACGACGTTCGCGGCGGAGACGAGCAGGCGACAACCATTTTGTGGGAACGCTATTTCCATCCGCTCGTGCGTTTGGCTGGCGCAAGACTCCCTAAAAACCTGCGACGCACCAGTGACGAAGAGGATATTGCCTTGTCGGCGTTCCATAGTTTCATCGCCGGCGTGCGACGCGATCAATTTCCGGACCTAGCGGGTCCCGACAACTTGTGGGGATTGCTGATTACATTGACCAGCCGCAAGGTGCACGCGCATTTACGTCGTCAAACCCGCCAAAAACGCGGTGGTGGCAATGTGCGCGGTGAGTCCGTTTTCCTTGACGCCAAGGGTGAACTGGCTGCCGGTGGTTTGGAACAAATGGGCGTCCATGGTGGTGGCGAGGATGCCATGCGTCCCGATGTACGGGCGGAGTTGGCCGAAGCCTGTGAGCAATTGCTCGATGACCTGCCTGATGCTCAACTCCGAGAAATTGCCGTAATGCGAATGGATGGATATCTCGTCGACGAAATCGCAGAACGCTTGGAAATCAGCAAACGGGCTGTCGAGAGACGCCTTCAGTTGATTCGCAAGACGTGGTCCGAACAGCGTCAATCCGCCGAGGACAATGATGGAACTTAGTGATTTACCCGCCCGTGAACTGGCGCGGCTCGATGCGATTTGTCTCGAGTTTGAATCTCGGCTGCGGGAGTCACTGCACGGGGGTCATGGTTGCCAGCAGGTCACCGACGAAATCGATATCCTCGTTGAGAATTACGGCGGTGATCACACCGTGCTGCTACGCCGCGAGCTCGATGCGATTACGCAAGAGGTGCAGCGGGAGCAAGAAGCCAAAGTGCGGCGCAGTCAATCACGGCAGGTGAGATCCCACCAAAGCACCGTGCCCCTCGTCGCCGGCGATGAGCCGACCCATGCGGCCCTCACACATGTGCTCGACAGAGTTCCAGATTCCACAAAGGAAACCATCCCTCTGCCGACGATGGGTGATCGGATTGGACCCTACATCATCACGAGCGTACTCGGTCGCGGTGGGATGGGGATCGTCTATCGGGCCACGGACACCCGGTTGGAACGCAGCGTTGCAATCAAAATGTTGTCGGTCCACGGCCGTCAGTCACAGTCCTTGATCGAACGGTTTCAACGCGAGGCCAAAGCAGTTGCCGGGCTAACGCACCCGCATATCGTCGAATTATTCGATATTGGGGTGTTCGACGGGATGCCATATGTTGTGATGGAGCACCTCCGCGGGGAAACACTGCTCCAGCGGATCCGCACCGAGCGAATTGCGGACGATCCTATCTCGACCGAGCAAGTCCGTAATTGGGGGATTCAGTTAGCCGATGCGCTGGTAACTGCCCACGGCCAAGGCGTGATCCACCGAGATATCAAGCCGGAAAACGTGATGGTGATGGACCGACCTCGCTCGCAACGAGCTGGTGATAGGGACAAGCGAAGCGTTAGCGAGAGCGATTCCAGTTTAAAACTATTTGATTTTGGACTCTCCCGGGTCGGTTCGAGCCGATTTGAGAACGAAACGGAGCAGTCGAGCGAGTCGAGCGTCGATCTGGCTGAGTTGTTGTCCGACGGCGATTCGTCGACTCGCTTCGGAATGATTCTAGGGACGCCGGGATACATGGCGCCCGAACAGGCACGCGGTGGCGTGATCACGCCTGCAGCAGACATTTTTTCCCTTGGCTGCGTGTTGTACGAAGCCATGTGTTTTCAACCTGCATTCTCCGGTGAAACGGCGACACAGCGGTTTGCAGCTGTGTTGGAAAAACAACCGTCCGTCGATTCGTTGGCTCTGCGTGACGATCCGGCCCTGTCCGATCTTATCCTGGCGATGCTGGCCAAGGAGCCGGCATCTCGGCCGGTCGCCGCCGATGTGCTGGCGACTTTGCAAGCGGGTGTGTCCCCCACCGGTACTTCCGGCTCCACGAAGAGCGATTCTGTCGTGATCAGCCGGCGGCGACTGATTGAAATGGTCGGCGGTGCCGTTGCTGGAGGCGCGATCGGTGCCACCTTCTTGCCGCCACTCCACGGCGACGAGCTACGATCAATTCGCTCGATCGCCGTGCTGCGTTTTCAGCCCGGCGGTGCGCATGAGGGCACCGACGAGAACCGCCAACTGGTCGATCGCCAACTGGATCAAGCCGATCTCCTCTCCGGTATGCTCGCCAATGAACTCTCGCGTCTCAAAGGTATCACGGTTCCTAAGTACGACTCGATAACAGCAGCGGAACCGCAGGAATTTCGCGAAGTGGCGAAACGGCTCGAGGTCGACGCGTTGATTTCAGGGACCTTCACCACAACTCCACTAGCGCCGGAGTGGGGAGAAACCGATGAGTCCGAGAAACTCGCAGTGAACGTCGAGATTGTTTCGGGGACGACCGGAAAATTAATTAACGGCTTTGTCGTTTCGGCTGCTGCTGGGGACAACCTGATCGAGCAAGCCGGCCTCGCCCAGAAAATCGCAGAAGAGGTCGGATTTGAATTGGCACTCCGCGATGAACGCTCCAATCCCGCGGATCCTGATGCATTTACCTGTTTGATCAAGGGCCGCACGCAGTCGAATCCCGACACGGTGAAAGCGATGGAGACGGCATTGGCATGCTTTGAACATGCCGTCTCGGTAGATGATACCTATCCGGATGGGCAGGGCGGCGTTGCCTTGACCGCGATTAGCCTCGCCGCTCGCGTCAATGATCAGCGCGCCTCCGAACTGATCGCTCGAAGCCAAAAGGCAACCGAGCGGGCGCTGGCGTTGGCACCGGATAATCTTGATGCACTGTTAGCCCAAGCCATGTTGGACTATCAAGTCCTCGCTGATTTTGACCGCGCTGCATACATCCTCGCTGCACTTACTCGCAAAGAGCTAAACCAGTGGCAGGTCTACCAACAAGCCGCCTGGTTGAGCATGATCAGCTCCCAACATACTCAGGCATTGGATTTCATGCGGCGAGCCGTCAACTTGCATCCCACTTCCTTGTTTGTGAAATCCGAATGGGCTCGTGCAGAGTGGTTTCGAAACAATACCCTCCGCGCAAGCGATGCAGCAGCGGATTTATTAGCCTTGGCAAAGATTGCCAAAGAAGACGACATGGTTGCCCGCGGCTTGTTGATTGATATTTATGAACAAGCTGATGACCACGCCGCTGCTGCACGTCTTGACGCGAAACTGAATTGGAAACCCACGCAAAGCGCGGCGGCATACTACACCGCTCGCCAACAGCGGATCGGCGAACTGCCCTATGGTCCCTTCGGCCCGACGCTCAATGCTGCTATCGTGCAGCTCCGCCATCCCCAGCCCGACAGTGACGAATCGCACGAACAGATTCTATCGAGACTGATCTCCGCCCAGCTTCCCATGCTGCCGTTGGTACTGTGCACACATCACGCGACGAAGCCGCTGAGGCAACTCGAGCAAGCCCTTGAGACCTACAGCGTTCTGCGGTTCACTTAACCCTGAGGAACCAACCGCCTGGCGAGTCGCCCTCGCGACGGCATTCCTATGGTCTGCGACGCTTGGAGATGCTTGTTTGGGACAAGCGTGTCTTGGAGAGACGCGACTACTCAGCGTGTCACTTCAAAAGGTTTCAGGATAGATGACCAACTCAATTCGACGGTTGGTCGCCCGGCCTGCAGGGCTGGAATTATCACCTCGTGGATTGTTTGCCCCTTGCGAGACAATGAACAATTGGTCGGTCGGCATGCCATTTCGACGGGTCAATAAATCGAGCACAGCAGAGGCCTGCGCAGAAGTAAGTTGATGGGGGCTGCCGACGGCACCGCCATACATAGGTGAATTGTCGGTATAACCTTCGATCCCGATACGTTGTCGTGGGAAGACCGATCTTAGTTGAGCCGCAACTGGATCGAGAACCGCACTGGATTGAGGCTGCAGTTGGGCGGTGCCCGGAGCGAATAATTGGTCCGAGGGCACGATGACTCGGATGACCTCACCGTCGGGTTGGACTTGCAAATTGCCGAGTTGAAGACGACCGGCCTGCTGCGTCAAATTCGTGTTGGCGCGAATCGTGGCGCCACCGCGAAGTTGGGCGGAAGCTTGATAATTCCGTGCCGAGCTTTGGGCATTGTTTGCTGCGATCCTGGCCGCTTCATACTGCTGAGCGGTATCGGCGAGCTGATTCCGGACGAGTTTCAGTTCGTCGCGGTACACCTGAGCTTGTTGTTCGCTCTGCGCTAACTGCGTCGTCAACTGCCGATTGTTGTCGTCGAGTAACTGAACACGCCGATTCAATTCCGCGACCTGCGATTGCACAGCCGTTAATTGATTCCCTGTGGGCGGTGCCTGCCAAACCGATGTTCCACCACCGGTGGCCAGATAGGGGTTTTGACTGCATCCTGCGAGCATGGCAAATGACAGCGCAGAGAGTCCGAACATAATCAAGACTTCCTTGGAACGGTGCACGCGAGGTGACCGATCAATCGTTGGAAGTATCGTTTTGCGCGGACGATTCAAACGCATGACTGCGAGCCGGCTGGGAAGGAGAAACTCAAACACGAACGGACTTTAGACAAAACTCAGATTTCGTTACAATAGCGATCTGAACCTAAGGTGAGATCGTTGCTCTACCCGAGGCATTATTTTCGCTCGCCGTTGCCCGAAATCTCGCTCGTCTGACGAAGGTCTCAAACTACGCCGCCTTCGTCGATTGCTCACCTGCCTCATCGGCACGCGGGAATGGGATCGAGCGAGTGGCATCAGTCCGCTCCTCCGTTTCCAAGCGACGGCGGACCGCTAGCCAGCTGACCGACCAACCTGCTGCCACACCCAGTGTTGTCGCCAGCGTGACTTTCGCCAGCGGCGAAATGCCCGGCAGACCAAACTTGCTAGCGATATGCACCAAGCTGACAACGGGGTGATGTAGCAGGTAGATCAGAAAGGAACCGGCCGCTAACGACGACATCAGCGGTCCGAGGGGCCGGATGCGCGTCGATGCCACGCCGATAAAGGCAAACGTCAATACGGCTGCCGCCGTCACTGTTAAAAATGCCAAGCCGCTGCGCATCCACACACCGCCAATTGGAAATCCACCTAATCGCGTTGGGATACCCTCCGTCATCGATGCATCACCCCAGCCACCATGCAGCCACGCCTGCGGCTCGCCGGCGGCATCCAACCACCAAATTCCCATGCTCACAGCCGCCACGCCCAGCAGTGCGCCGGGACCGAGGAGCCGCTGTCCACCCGCCGCGATGCGAGTCAGCTGCGGGTCGAGTTGAAACCACAGCACTCCAGTCGCGAAGAATGCCCCACTATAAATCCATTTCGACAGCACTGGTAGAAACGAGTGCTGGAACCCCCACACCACCTCTGGACGCATCGCTAAGGAGATTACCGCGGCAGCAAACAAGCATGGCAATCCATAGCGAGCGATGGAACGACCTGACCAGCTGCGGAGCCGTGGCCATACCACTGCCAAAATCACGAGATAGGTCATCAGATACTGTAGAAACCAGAGATGGCTCAGCCCCCACAGATTGCGATCGATCCCAGCCTCAAATTTGATTCGGCGGACGCTGCGCCAGGAGACCACGCCGTCGGCGAGCCATCCCAGCATCCAGATGTAGAATTCAACCGGCAGCAGGAAAACCATGGCTAACAACAAGGGTCGGCCCAACCGCCGTAGCCGGTCTATGGTTACCGACCAACCTCCCCGCGCTGTGATACTGCGAGCGGCGAAGAAGCCCGCAATCACCAAAAATATCGGCATGATCACCAGCTCGATGGCCCAGAACAGAACCGTGATCGCTGAACTGGTGGTGTCGTGCACGCTCCAACTCAAACCAGCCATCGAGGGTCGAGCGTACGGAACGCAAGCGTGCAGGAGCACCACTGCCACTGCCGCCACCGCACGCAGCGCATCAATGCCCGCAAAGTGCGGCGTCGGTACCGGCATCGCTCGCCGCAGATGCCCGTGGGGAGTGCGGACCACTCCTCTCTCTGTTACCGATGAAAGCGTCGCAGCAATTGTTATTGTGGAAGGCATATCCGTTGCCAGGGCTGGGGGCACACGCGCAAACTAGTCGAGCCACTCCGAGATGCTGTCGCGAAACTTGGCAGGAGTTTCAACCGGGCACGACGCGGGTCTTGAAGAGCCTCGCCTATTCAATACAGCAAGCATTCGCTGGAGAGCCAGAGCGAAACAGACGTGCTCGCTCGGGATGACAGTCCCCAGCTACGCTCGATCCAATCCCTGCATTTGCTGGCGAAAATCGTATTGCAGATCCGGGTGCAATTTCTCGAGAGCTTTTTCGATCTTCTTGAGCTGACCGAAATACATATTTTCGCTCACCCGGCAGCGGCCCCAATGCAGATCACGGTCGATCACTTGTCGGCAAAAGTGAATGCGGATTTGGAGCTCGGTTTCCTTGTCACCAGAAAAGCGGATGCATTTGTCCATGGTGCGAATGATTTTTCGCAACGTTTTCTTGTGGATCAACCGGTTGGCGGGCAACTGTTCGTCGATCTCCGCGCAAACCTCGTCGATATAGCCCGCCTCGTCACCAGACTGCAGCAACAAATAGGTCAACAACGCTTTGTTGTCGACCTTGAACTTCGCCAATCGCAAACAGGCATCGAGCAAGTCCTCACGCGGCAACGGGGCCAGCGCGCGTTTGAGTTCGCTGATCGATGCTGGCTTCATAGGGCGACTATTTCAGCTCGCCCGCTTCAGTGATCTTGATCAAACTGCGGGTCCGGCCGGAGTCCGAACCTTGGGCTTCGACCTTCTTCACCACATCCATGCCTTCAATCACACGACCAAAGACAACGTGATGACCATTGAGATGGGGGGTGGGTACGGTCGTGATGAAGAACTGCGAACCGTTGGTGTTCGGTCCCGCGTTTGCCATGCTGAGCAAGCCGGGGACGGAATGCTTGAACTTGAAATTTTCGTCGGGGAACGTGCGCCCATAGATGCTTTCGCCGCCCGTTCCGTTGCCAGCGGTGAAGTCACCACCCTGCAACATGAATCCGGGAATCACGCGATGAAATGCGCTGCCTTCATAATCCAGCGGCACGCCTGCCTTTCCTGCACCCTTTTCGCCGGTGCATAACGCACGGAAGTTTTCGACCGTCTTGGGAACGTCCTTCCCGAACAATCCGATCACGACGCGTCCGGCCGGCTTACCGCCGATCGAGATGTCAAAATAGACCTTTTTGGTCACTTCCGCTTGGGTGGCATCGGAAGCCGGATCCACAGCAACGGCCGGGTTCGAGGGCACCTGAGCCGAGCAGAACGACGATGCGGATGCGAACAACGCGACCAGCACGAACGTGAAATTACGGTAAACCATCTTAAGACATGTCTCCGGGAGGGGTGAAATCTGCGATCCCAAAAATTGAGACCGCACTGTCGTACAGTCCCCCTATTTACCAGATCGCCCGGGTCGGTTCC of the Allorhodopirellula heiligendammensis genome contains:
- a CDS encoding LOG family protein, which produces MNRLPDPSPSHGGSRPDKKSGLSAEEETQEEIDRLPSEAIGEDELNRPQPADEPISGIDSQDLFKLMRNTINRLEKDETARGDIKILSRTLRELRYAFQVFRPYRRRRKVTVFGSARTAPDHPGYQAAVDLGRRMAAHGWMIITGAGGGIMEAGLKGAGRDASMGLNIMLPFEQGANQYIDNDPKLVTMKYFFTRKLMFVKECSGVVCLPGGFGTLDEACETLTLIQTGKQTMIPLVLLDHPEGSYWSDVGKFFEKQLLGNGMISPEDRALYKVTNSVDEAVNELLTFYNVYHSMRYVRDELVLRLRTSLSDEHMEHLQIEFADILVSGKFELRGPLPEESGEKELAAYPRLVFRFNRRALGRLRMLIDDINGRPETSTLPTSSR
- the ygfZ gene encoding CAF17-like 4Fe-4S cluster assembly/insertion protein YgfZ → MSINSTNTPLLLRLPSLSVLDLVGKDAAAILHNLTTNEIKSLEIGGPGVETFVTNVKGKCIGHVMAFRSEQGYRLIGAPGQSEAIAAQMDRYTIREEAEPQIVDDNVHAYLVVGSLAGEELGFQDLGDQAGSLPTYRVPWVDTPQGRRGLLLLAPTTTSLSGADIAGKLLLNAIVDKAEKDPQIERDQAMEVFHDLRVTAGYPWYGTDFNDSHLPQEVNRETETISFTKGCYLGQETIARLDALGQVQKKLVLWSSEDLTGEPLPAVDTKLFAGGEKAVGRLTSVARELPWGGTSDHVETREGARGGRVLALGFARRSHFEVGSEASGAVADKTFVARVERT
- a CDS encoding OmpA/MotB family protein; amino-acid sequence: MFGLSALSFAMLAGCSQNPYLATGGGTSVWQAPPTGNQLTAVQSQVAELNRRVQLLDDNNRQLTTQLAQSEQQAQVYRDELKLVRNQLADTAQQYEAARIAANNAQSSARNYQASAQLRGGATIRANTNLTQQAGRLQLGNLQVQPDGEVIRVIVPSDQLFAPGTAQLQPQSSAVLDPVAAQLRSVFPRQRIGIEGYTDNSPMYGGAVGSPHQLTSAQASAVLDLLTRRNGMPTDQLFIVSQGANNPRGDNSSPAGRATNRRIELVIYPETF
- a CDS encoding ECF-type sigma factor gives rise to the protein MSTELSLEEFAGLLDDVRGGDEQATTILWERYFHPLVRLAGARLPKNLRRTSDEEDIALSAFHSFIAGVRRDQFPDLAGPDNLWGLLITLTSRKVHAHLRRQTRQKRGGGNVRGESVFLDAKGELAAGGLEQMGVHGGGEDAMRPDVRAELAEACEQLLDDLPDAQLREIAVMRMDGYLVDEIAERLEISKRAVERRLQLIRKTWSEQRQSAEDNDGT
- a CDS encoding acyltransferase family protein is translated as MPSTITIAATLSSVTERGVVRTPHGHLRRAMPVPTPHFAGIDALRAVAAVAVVLLHACVPYARPSMAGLSWSVHDTTSSAITVLFWAIELVIMPIFLVIAGFFAARSITARGGWSVTIDRLRRLGRPLLLAMVFLLPVEFYIWMLGWLADGVVSWRSVRRIKFEAGIDRNLWGLSHLWFLQYLMTYLVILAVVWPRLRSWSGRSIARYGLPCLFAAAVISLAMRPEVVWGFQHSFLPVLSKWIYSGAFFATGVLWFQLDPQLTRIAAGGQRLLGPGALLGVAAVSMGIWWLDAAGEPQAWLHGGWGDASMTEGIPTRLGGFPIGGVWMRSGLAFLTVTAAAVLTFAFIGVASTRIRPLGPLMSSLAAGSFLIYLLHHPVVSLVHIASKFGLPGISPLAKVTLATTLGVAAGWSVSWLAVRRRLETEERTDATRSIPFPRADEAGEQSTKAA
- a CDS encoding peptidylprolyl isomerase, whose translation is MVYRNFTFVLVALFASASSFCSAQVPSNPAVAVDPASDATQAEVTKKVYFDISIGGKPAGRVVIGLFGKDVPKTVENFRALCTGEKGAGKAGVPLDYEGSAFHRVIPGFMLQGGDFTAGNGTGGESIYGRTFPDENFKFKHSVPGLLSMANAGPNTNGSQFFITTVPTPHLNGHHVVFGRVIEGMDVVKKVEAQGSDSGRTRSLIKITEAGELK
- a CDS encoding serine/threonine-protein kinase: MMELSDLPARELARLDAICLEFESRLRESLHGGHGCQQVTDEIDILVENYGGDHTVLLRRELDAITQEVQREQEAKVRRSQSRQVRSHQSTVPLVAGDEPTHAALTHVLDRVPDSTKETIPLPTMGDRIGPYIITSVLGRGGMGIVYRATDTRLERSVAIKMLSVHGRQSQSLIERFQREAKAVAGLTHPHIVELFDIGVFDGMPYVVMEHLRGETLLQRIRTERIADDPISTEQVRNWGIQLADALVTAHGQGVIHRDIKPENVMVMDRPRSQRAGDRDKRSVSESDSSLKLFDFGLSRVGSSRFENETEQSSESSVDLAELLSDGDSSTRFGMILGTPGYMAPEQARGGVITPAADIFSLGCVLYEAMCFQPAFSGETATQRFAAVLEKQPSVDSLALRDDPALSDLILAMLAKEPASRPVAADVLATLQAGVSPTGTSGSTKSDSVVISRRRLIEMVGGAVAGGAIGATFLPPLHGDELRSIRSIAVLRFQPGGAHEGTDENRQLVDRQLDQADLLSGMLANELSRLKGITVPKYDSITAAEPQEFREVAKRLEVDALISGTFTTTPLAPEWGETDESEKLAVNVEIVSGTTGKLINGFVVSAAAGDNLIEQAGLAQKIAEEVGFELALRDERSNPADPDAFTCLIKGRTQSNPDTVKAMETALACFEHAVSVDDTYPDGQGGVALTAISLAARVNDQRASELIARSQKATERALALAPDNLDALLAQAMLDYQVLADFDRAAYILAALTRKELNQWQVYQQAAWLSMISSQHTQALDFMRRAVNLHPTSLFVKSEWARAEWFRNNTLRASDAAADLLALAKIAKEDDMVARGLLIDIYEQADDHAAAARLDAKLNWKPTQSAAAYYTARQQRIGELPYGPFGPTLNAAIVQLRHPQPDSDESHEQILSRLISAQLPMLPLVLCTHHATKPLRQLEQALETYSVLRFT